The Diaminobutyricimonas aerilata nucleotide sequence CCTCGACTCCGCGTCGCGCGGACGGACGACGATCGCGATCGCCCACCGGCTGTCGACGATCCTCGACGCCGACGAGATCTTCGTCGTCGATCGTGGGCGCATCGTCGAGCGGGGCACCCACGGGGAACTCGTCGCGGCGGGCGGCGTGTACGCGGGTCTCTACGCCGAGCAGCGCGCCGCCACCGCCTGATCGGGGCGGGCCGGTCAGCGCCCCAGGCGCTGCCGGCTCGCCTCGTACAGCGCGACCGTTCCGGCGGACGGGGCGCTCAACGAGCTCGCGGATCCACCGATCGGGATGCGGGCGATCACGTCGCACCCGTCGGGCCAGGCGCGGCTCATGCCGCGCGTCTCATTGCCGACCACGAGCACGGTGCCGGATCGCAGGTCCGCGTCGAACAGGTCGCGGTCGCCGCGTTCGTCGAGCCCGACGACGGTGAGCCTGCTCTCCCGCCGGTCGCGCCAGGCGAGCACCGCCTCGGCGCTCTCGGCCTGCACGACGGGGATGCCGAAGAGGGAACCGGTCGTCGCCCGCACGCACTGCGGGTCGTAGGGGTCGGCGGCGTGCCCGGTCGTGACGACGGCGGCCGCGCCGAACGCGTCGGCCGAGCGGATGAGCGTGCCGAGGTTGCCCGGAGACGACGACCGGTCCGCGACGACCACGAGGGCATCGTCCGCGAGCTCGAGGTCGTCGAGCGACGGATGCCGCTGTGTGGCGACGAGCAGCACCTCAGGGGCGCCGGCATCCTTCTCACCGAGTTCACGCATGAGCTCCTCGCTCATCGCGACCCGGTCGGCGTCGCGCGGGGCCCGGTCGAGCACGCCGTTCGCCCATTCCGAGAGGGCGCCGACCCGGTGGATGACCGTGTCGATCGGCCAGCCCGCGTCGAGGGCGAGCGAGATGGGGCGCACGCCCTGCACGAGGAACACCCCGGCGCGCGTGCGTTTCGTGCGGTTGCCGAGGTACGACTCCCACTGCTGGAATCGCGCGTTGCGCGTCGTGATCCGCACGGCATCCTCCCCGCCCGGAGCGGCATCCGGGACCCTACGACGATAGGGGGTCAGCGCGCGTCGAGCTTGTGCAGCAGGTCTTCCATGAGCGCGATCTCGCTCTCCTGCGCCGCGATGATGCCGCGCGCGATGGTGCGCACCGACGGCTGGTCGCTGCGCGCGAGCACGGCCCGCGCCATCTCGACGCCGCCCGCGTGGTGGTCGATCATGAGCTCGAAGAAGAGGCGGTCGGCGGCCGGGCCGTCGGCGGCGGTGAGCTCGGCGAGCTGCGCGGGTGCCGCCAGTCCCGGCATCGGAGCGCCCGGCTCGTGGGTCTCGTGTCCGGCGCCGTGCGCGCCCGGTCCATCGGATGCGGGACGCGTCATCCAGGTCATCGACGGCTCGGACGGGGCCTGGTCGAGCCCCCACTCGACGAGCAGTCCGTAGAGCTGGCCCGCCTGGCCCGACTGCGCGGTGATCATGTCGGTCGCGAGCAGGCGCACCGTGGGGTCGTCGGTGCGGTCGCGGACGAGGAGCGCGAGCTCCACCCCCTGCAGGTGGTGCGTCTGCATGTCGCGCGCGAATCCCGCCTCCGCGCTCGTGTCCGACGGAGGCCTCGCCGCCGGGGCGCTCGCGCGCCCTGCGACGAAGGCGAGCAGGAGCAGGATCACCACGGTCGCGACGGCCGCGACGATCGCGCGCGGACTCACCTCGCGTGCGCCGTCGCTCGTCGCGGCGGCCGGCTCGGGCGTGTCGCCCGACCGGTCAGGCGACCTTGCCGGCACCGTCGATCGCGCCCGTGCACACGGCGTTCGGTTCCGGCACGTCCTTCGACCGCCAGAACTTGCGGATGAACTGCTCGATCCGCTCGTCGTCGGTGGCCTCGACGTGGAGCTGCTGCCCCCACGCGGTCAGCACGACCGGCGCCGGGGCGTCCTCGAGCGGCGCGAGGATCGCGTACGTGTCGGGCATCGCATCCCGCAGCTGCTGCACGCCCGCGGCGTCGACCTCGGCGGGGTCGTAGCTGATCCACACGGCCCCGTGCTCGAGCGAGTGCACGGCGTTCTCGGCGGGCACCGGCTGCTCGTAGACGCCGCAGTTGAGCCAGGCGTAGGCGTGATCGCCACCGGCCGGCGGGGTGAGGTCGTACTCGATCGGCTCGTCGGTGTGCAGATAGCTGCCGATCGTGATCGTGTCGAGGCCCTCGATCTCGATGTCCTCCGGTGCGACCCGCTGGCCGTTGACCACGACCACGGTGATGATCGTGCCGACCACCGCGAGTCCCGCCACCGACGCGATCACCGCGGTGAGGAGGCGGTTGCGCTTCTCTCGCGCCTGCTTGCGCTTGAGCTCCTCGACCTTCGCGGCGCGCGCTGCTTCGCGCGCCTGCTTGACCGTGGGCTTCGTCCTCGCGTCCGGCATCCGGGATTCCTCTCCTGCGCCCTCGTTCCACAGGGCGGGCGACCCCCTGAAGGTATACGAAGCGGATGGGCCGATGGTTCAGCGGAGGCGCCGATCGCGCCCGCGTAACGCTCGGGACCGCGCTGTTAGCCTCGCTGCATGAAGTACGCGGAGTCCGTGATCGACCTGGTGGGCGACACCCCGCTGGTGAAGCTCAACCGGGTGGTCGAGGGCTACGCGCCCACCATCCTCGCCAAGCTCGAATACCTGAACCCCGGCGGATCGTCGAAGGACCGCATCGCCACGCGGATCATCGAGGCGGCCGAACGGGAGGGCAAGCTCAAGCCGGGCGGCACGATCGTGGAACCCACGAGCGGCAACACCGGCGTCGGGCTCGCCCTCGTGGCGCAGCAGCGCGGCTACCGCTGCATCTTCGTCGTGCCCGACAAGGTCGGGGAGGACAAGCGCAACGTGCTCACCGCGTACGGTGCGGAGGTCGTGGTGACCCCGACCGCGGTCGCGCCGGACAGCGCGGAGTCGTACTACAGCGTGAGCGACCGGCTCGCCCGCGAGATCCCGGGGGCGTTCAAGCCCGACCAGTACTCGAACCCGAACGGTCCGCGCAGCCACTACGAGACGACGGGTCCCGAGATCTGGCGCGACACCGACGGGCGCATCACCCACTTCGTCGCCGGCGTCGGCACGGGCGGCACCATCACCGGGGTCGGCCGGTACCTCAAGGAGGTGTCCGACGGCGCGGTGCGCATCATCGGTGCCGACCCCGAGGGGTCCGTGTACTCCGGCGGCACCGGTCGCCCGTACCTCGTCGAAGGCGTGGGGGAGGACTTCTGGCCGAGCGCCTACGACCCCTCCGTCGTCGACGAGGTGATCGCCGCCTCCGACGCGGAGGCGTTCGCCCTCACCCGGCGACTGGCCCGCGAAGAGGGCCTGCTGGTCGGCGGATCGAGCGGCATGGCCCTCGCATCCGCCCTCAAGGCCGCGGAGAAGCTCACCGCCGACGACGTGCTCGTCGTGCTCTTCCCCGACGGGGGCCGCGGGTACCTCGGCAAGGTCTTCAACGACGCCTGGATGCGCTCCTACGGGTTCCTCGACGCCGCGGGCGAGCGCACCGTCGGCGACGTGCTGCGCGCGAAGACCGGGCAGCTGCCCGAGCTCGTGCATGCGCATCCCTCCGACACCGTGCGCGACGTCATCCGGATCATGACCGAGTACGGCGTCTCGCAGCTGCCGGTGCTCTCCGCCGAACCCCCCGTCGTCATGGGCGAGGTCGTCGGTTCGGTGGATGAGCGCTCGCTCGTCGAGAGCGTCTTCACCGGCGACGCGAAGATGACGGATGCGGTGGGCGCCTTCGTCGCCCCGCCGTTCGGCCGGATCGGCGTGCATGAATCGCTCGACGCCGCCCGCGCAGCGCTCGGCTCCGCCGACGCCCTGCTCGTCGTCGCCGACGGCAAACCGGCGGGCGTGCTCACCCGCCACGACCTTCTCTCCTTCGTCTCCGAATAGGACCACCTCCCTCATGACGCACCACCACTTCGACACCCGTGCGTTGCACGCCGGGCAGGAGTTCGATCCGACGACCGGCGCGATCGTGCCGCCGGTCTACCTGACCTCGACGTTCGTGCAAGACGGCGTCGGCGGGCTGCGCGGCGGCTACGAGTACGCCCGCGCCGGCAACCCGACGCGCACGTCGCTGCAGGAGCAGCTCGCCGCGCTCGAGGGCGGCTCCCGGGCGCTGAGCTTCGCCTCGGGACTCGCGGCGGAGGACGCGCTGCTACGCGCGACGCTCTCGCCCGGCTCGCACATCGTGATGGGCAACGACGTCTACGGCGGTACGCATCGACTCGTGAACCGCGTGCACGTGCCGTGGGGCGTCGAGCTCGAGACCGTCGACATGAGCGACGTCGACGCGGTGCGCCGTGTCATCCGGCCCGGCAAGACCGACGTGCTGTGGATCGAGACGCCGAGCAACCCGCTCATGAAGATCACCGACATCGCGACGCTCGCCGCGATCGGCCACGAGGTCGGGGCGACCGTCGTCGTCGACAACACGTTCGCCTCGCCGGCCCTGCAGCAGCCGCTCTCCCTCGGCGCCGACGCGGTGGTGCACTCCACCACGAAGTACCTCGGCGGGCACACCGACGTCGTCGGCGGCGCCGTGGTCACGAACGACGAGGAGCTCGGCGAGCAGATCGCGTTCCTGCAGTTCGCGGTCGGCGCGATCTCCGGTCCGCTCGACGCGTGGCTCACCACCCGCGGCATCAAGACGCTCGGCGTGCGGATGCGACAGCACTCCGCCAACGCGCAGGTCATCGCCGAACGCCTGGCCGCGCATCCGGCGGTGCGCCACGTGTACTACCCGGGCCTCGTCGACCACCCCGGCCACGAGATCGCGGCCAGGCAGATGAGCGGATTCGGTGGGATGCTCTCCCTCGCGATCGAGGGTGGCGCCGAGGCGGCACGTCGATTCGTCGAGTCGACCGAGGTGTTCCAGTTGGCCGAGTCGCTCGGCGGCGTCGAGTCGCTCATCGGGTACCCGTCGGAGATGACCCACGCGTCGGTGCGCGGCACCGAACTCGAGGTGCCCGCCGACGTGGTGCGGTTGTCGGTCGGCATCGAGCACGTCGACGACCTCGTCGCCGACCTCGAGCAGGCGTTGGAGCGCCTTCCGCGCTGACCACGGTCGCTGAGCCTGTCGAAGCGCCCGGCCCGGTTCCCTTCGACAGGCTCAGGGAACGGTCGCCGAGCTCGTCGAAGCGTCTTGACATGCAAGCCGTCACTTGCCTATCGTGAACGCATGACGGACCTCTTCAAGGCGCTCGCCGACGAGACCCGTCGCGTCATCCTCGACGAACTCGCCGAGCACGATCCGCAGACCCTCTTCGAGCTGTGCACGCGCCTGATCGGCAAGCACGGCATCCAGTCGTCGCGTCAGGCCGTCTCTCAGCACCTCGACGTGCTCGAGGCGGCCGGACTCGTGCGCAGCGAGCGTCGGGGTCGGTACAAGTTCCACCACCTCGATGTCACCCCGCTTCAGCAGATCGCGCGCCGTTGGCCGCCGCGCGATCCCGCGGCCCCACCGAAAGGCGACACCCCATGAGAATCACCACCACGAGCGTTTTCGTCGACGACCAGCAGAAGGCGCTCGACTTCTACACCGGCACGCTCGGCTTCCAGCTCGCGAGCGACTTCCCGGCGGGGGAGCACCGCTGGATCACCGTCGTGGCGCCGGACGCGCCCGACGGCACGCAACTCGTGCTCGAGCCGAGCGACCACCCCGCGGTACCGCCGTTCAAGGACGCGCTCGTCGCCGACGGCATCCCGTTCGCCTCATTCGGGGTCGACGACGTGAACGCGGAGTACGAGCGGCTCCGCGCCCTCGGCGTCACCTTCGTGCAGGAACCGGTGTCGAGCGGTCCCTTCACCGCCGCGGTGCTCGACGACACGTGCGGCAACCTCATCCAGATCGCGAGCATGGCCTCCTGAATCGGCACTCCACCGCCTAGCCTGGAAGCGACCGAGGGAGGCGATGCGGATGCGCGTGAAGCCCCTCGACGAGTCGGCGATCCTGTGGTCCCGCAAGCCGGATGGCGGACCGCTGCTGGTCATGCTGCATGGCTACGGCGGCAACGAGTACGACTTCGAGCCGTTCTTCGACCGGGTGCCGCAGGGCGTGACGGCCGCGTCGTTGCGCGGTCCTACGCCACTGCGGGACAGGTGGTGCTGGACCGAGTACCCCCGCGAGGGTGTCGCCGGCGCGACGGCAGCCGTGCGCGGCGTCCTGGAATGGCTCGACCGGACCCCCGCATCCCGGGCGGCGCTGCTCGGATTCTCGCAGGGCGGCGCGACCGCGGTGCACCTGCTGCGCACGGCGCCCACCCGGGTGGAGGCGGTCGCCGAGGTGAGCGGATTCGTCTGGGAGGGTCGGGCGCACTCCGGCGTCGCGCGGATCCGGCCCCCGGTGTTCTCCGCTTTCGGCGACGTGGACGACGTCGTCGATGCCCGCCTCCGGGGTCGTTCCGAGGCATGGCTGCGCGACCATTGCGCGACCAGCTTCGCCCGCTATCCGGACATCGGGCACGTCATGGACGACCGGATGCTCGAGGACGCGCTCGCTTTCCTCACGCCGTTCCTGCTGCCCGAGGCGTCCTGAGGCGCACCGGAACGCGACGAAGGCGCGGACCGAGCGGTCCGCGCCTTCGTGTGTGAAGCTGTCGCCGCCTAGCGGGCGGTGCGACGGTTCTTCGTGACGAGGCCGTAGATCAACAGCACGATGAGCGAGCCGCCGATGGCGAGCAACCACGTGCGAAGGTCGAAGAACCCGCCCAGGTCGACCTGGAAGAGGGCGCTACCGATGAAGCCGCCGAGAAGCGCTCCGACGATGCCGAGCAGCAGCGTGATGAGCCATCCGCCGCCCTGCCGGCCGGGCAGAATGGCCTTCGCGATCGCGCCGGCCAGCAGGCCGAGGACGATCCAACCGATAATTCCCATGGTCGTGTCTCCCGTTCTCGCGGGCCGGCTTTCGACCCGCGGCGCTAGTGAAGCAGCACCCAGCGGGCGCGCACCACTTCTGCATCCGACATTCAGGAAACGCGGAGATTCTCGAGAATCGGCCGCACCCGCCCTGTCATCCGCTTGTTCCGCTTCTCGCGGCGGGCGTTCGGCTGCCTCTCGTCGGTAGGGTGCTGGGGTGAGTTCCCCCGAAGCATCCACGCTCGGGCTGCCGGCCGTCCGGTAGCCCC carries:
- a CDS encoding TrmH family RNA methyltransferase; the protein is MRITTRNARFQQWESYLGNRTKRTRAGVFLVQGVRPISLALDAGWPIDTVIHRVGALSEWANGVLDRAPRDADRVAMSEELMRELGEKDAGAPEVLLVATQRHPSLDDLELADDALVVVADRSSSPGNLGTLIRSADAFGAAAVVTTGHAADPYDPQCVRATTGSLFGIPVVQAESAEAVLAWRDRRESRLTVVGLDERGDRDLFDADLRSGTVLVVGNETRGMSRAWPDGCDVIARIPIGGSASSLSAPSAGTVALYEASRQRLGR
- a CDS encoding DUF305 domain-containing protein, with product MPARSPDRSGDTPEPAAATSDGAREVSPRAIVAAVATVVILLLLAFVAGRASAPAARPPSDTSAEAGFARDMQTHHLQGVELALLVRDRTDDPTVRLLATDMITAQSGQAGQLYGLLVEWGLDQAPSEPSMTWMTRPASDGPGAHGAGHETHEPGAPMPGLAAPAQLAELTAADGPAADRLFFELMIDHHAGGVEMARAVLARSDQPSVRTIARGIIAAQESEIALMEDLLHKLDAR
- a CDS encoding DUF3105 domain-containing protein produces the protein MPDARTKPTVKQAREAARAAKVEELKRKQAREKRNRLLTAVIASVAGLAVVGTIITVVVVNGQRVAPEDIEIEGLDTITIGSYLHTDEPIEYDLTPPAGGDHAYAWLNCGVYEQPVPAENAVHSLEHGAVWISYDPAEVDAAGVQQLRDAMPDTYAILAPLEDAPAPVVLTAWGQQLHVEATDDERIEQFIRKFWRSKDVPEPNAVCTGAIDGAGKVA
- a CDS encoding cystathionine beta-synthase — translated: MKYAESVIDLVGDTPLVKLNRVVEGYAPTILAKLEYLNPGGSSKDRIATRIIEAAEREGKLKPGGTIVEPTSGNTGVGLALVAQQRGYRCIFVVPDKVGEDKRNVLTAYGAEVVVTPTAVAPDSAESYYSVSDRLAREIPGAFKPDQYSNPNGPRSHYETTGPEIWRDTDGRITHFVAGVGTGGTITGVGRYLKEVSDGAVRIIGADPEGSVYSGGTGRPYLVEGVGEDFWPSAYDPSVVDEVIAASDAEAFALTRRLAREEGLLVGGSSGMALASALKAAEKLTADDVLVVLFPDGGRGYLGKVFNDAWMRSYGFLDAAGERTVGDVLRAKTGQLPELVHAHPSDTVRDVIRIMTEYGVSQLPVLSAEPPVVMGEVVGSVDERSLVESVFTGDAKMTDAVGAFVAPPFGRIGVHESLDAARAALGSADALLVVADGKPAGVLTRHDLLSFVSE
- a CDS encoding cystathionine gamma-synthase, which translates into the protein MTHHHFDTRALHAGQEFDPTTGAIVPPVYLTSTFVQDGVGGLRGGYEYARAGNPTRTSLQEQLAALEGGSRALSFASGLAAEDALLRATLSPGSHIVMGNDVYGGTHRLVNRVHVPWGVELETVDMSDVDAVRRVIRPGKTDVLWIETPSNPLMKITDIATLAAIGHEVGATVVVDNTFASPALQQPLSLGADAVVHSTTKYLGGHTDVVGGAVVTNDEELGEQIAFLQFAVGAISGPLDAWLTTRGIKTLGVRMRQHSANAQVIAERLAAHPAVRHVYYPGLVDHPGHEIAARQMSGFGGMLSLAIEGGAEAARRFVESTEVFQLAESLGGVESLIGYPSEMTHASVRGTELEVPADVVRLSVGIEHVDDLVADLEQALERLPR
- a CDS encoding ArsR/SmtB family transcription factor, translated to MTDLFKALADETRRVILDELAEHDPQTLFELCTRLIGKHGIQSSRQAVSQHLDVLEAAGLVRSERRGRYKFHHLDVTPLQQIARRWPPRDPAAPPKGDTP
- a CDS encoding VOC family protein — encoded protein: MRITTTSVFVDDQQKALDFYTGTLGFQLASDFPAGEHRWITVVAPDAPDGTQLVLEPSDHPAVPPFKDALVADGIPFASFGVDDVNAEYERLRALGVTFVQEPVSSGPFTAAVLDDTCGNLIQIASMAS
- a CDS encoding alpha/beta hydrolase — translated: MRVKPLDESAILWSRKPDGGPLLVMLHGYGGNEYDFEPFFDRVPQGVTAASLRGPTPLRDRWCWTEYPREGVAGATAAVRGVLEWLDRTPASRAALLGFSQGGATAVHLLRTAPTRVEAVAEVSGFVWEGRAHSGVARIRPPVFSAFGDVDDVVDARLRGRSEAWLRDHCATSFARYPDIGHVMDDRMLEDALAFLTPFLLPEAS
- a CDS encoding GlsB/YeaQ/YmgE family stress response membrane protein, translated to MGIIGWIVLGLLAGAIAKAILPGRQGGGWLITLLLGIVGALLGGFIGSALFQVDLGGFFDLRTWLLAIGGSLIVLLIYGLVTKNRRTAR